The proteins below are encoded in one region of Lactuca sativa cultivar Salinas chromosome 3, Lsat_Salinas_v11, whole genome shotgun sequence:
- the LOC111884270 gene encoding glycerate dehydrogenase, which translates to MARPVSIEVWNPNGKYRVVSTKSMPGTRWINLLVQQDCRVEICTEKKTILSVEDIIALIGNRCDGVIGQLTEDWGETLFSALSKAGGKAFSNMAVGYNNVDVNAATKYGVAVGNTPGVLTETTAELAASLSLAASRRIVEADGFMRAGLYDGWLPHLFVGNLLKGQTVGVIGAGRIGSAYARMMIEGFKMNLIYYDLYQATRLEKFVTAYGQFLKASGEEPVTWKRASSMDEVLQVADVISLHPILDKTTYHLINKERLSKMKKEAILINCSRGPVVDEEALVEHLKQNPMFRVGLDVFEDEPYMKPGLADMKNAIVVPHIASASKWTREGMATLAALNVLGKIKGYPTWSNPNQVDAFLDENSPPPSACPSIVNAKQLGLPVSKL; encoded by the exons ATGGCGAGACCAGTTTCCATTGAAGTATGGAACCCTAATGGCAAATACAGAGTTGTTAGCACAAAATCCATGCCGGGTACACGCTGGATTAATTTACTGGTTCAACAAGATTGTCGTGTTGAA ATATGCACAGAGAAGAAAACAATATTATCTGTTGAAGACATCATTGCTTTGATTGGAAATAGGTGCGATGGAGTTATCGGCCAG TTGACTGAAGATTGGGGGGAGACATTGTTTTCTGCATTGAGCAAAGCAGGTGGAAAAGCTTTCAGCAACATGGCTGTGGGTTACAACAATGTTGATGTCAATGCAGCAACCAAGTATGGTGTTGCTGTTGGAAACACTCCT GGTGTACTTACAGAGACCACAGCAGAGTTAGCAGCATCACTTTCACTTGCTGCTTCAAGAAGGATAGTCGAAGCTGATGGGTTCATGAGAGCTGGCCTATACGATGGATGGCTTCCACATTT GTTTGTGGGGAATTTGCTTAAAGGCCAAACTGTTGGTGTGATTGGAGCAGGTCGTATTGGATCTGCATACGCTAGAATGATG ATTGAAGGATTCAAGATGAACTTAATTTATTATGATCTTTACCAAGCCACACGTCTAGAGAAGTTTGTTACAGCTTATGGTCAATTCTTGAAAGCCAGTGGCGAAGAACCTGTCACATGGAAACGCGCATCATCAATGGATGAGGTTCTTCAAGTAGCTGATGTC ATAAGTCTACACCCAATATTGGACAAAACCACATATCATCTCATCAACAAAGAACGCCTCTCGAAGATGAAAAAG GAAGCAATCCTTATAAACTGTAGTCGAGGACCTGTGGTTGATGAAGAAGCTCTTGTGGAGCATTTGAAGCAAAATCCCATGTTTCGAGTTGGGCTTGATGTTTTTGAGGATGAACCATACATGAAACCTGGGTTAGCTGACATGAAAAACGCCATTGTTGTCCCTCATATTGCTTCTGCATCAAAG TGGACTCGTGAAGGAATGGCCACACTAGCTGCACTAAACGTATTG GGAAAAATCAAAGGGTATCCAACCTGGTCAAACCCAAACCAAGTAGACGCCTTTTTGGATGAGAACTCACCACCTCCATCAGCATGCCCAAGCATTGTCAATGCAAAACAACTAG GACTACCTGTTTCGAAACTCTAA